In Cherax quadricarinatus isolate ZL_2023a chromosome 71, ASM3850222v1, whole genome shotgun sequence, one DNA window encodes the following:
- the LOC138854826 gene encoding uncharacterized protein, whose product MSGRRVNLQDLTRLLTQGRRSQDQSQDPSSRAEASEVGGPGNQDATTRPPEAVISPSGENIATLMSHTEDTQDGASSTGDSSGEFSQPKQLVEDTKGFPEGDPTNGNLTEFVHEVEFQHNTLLGKMQLLREALAQQLASTDFFKGASLQAAGWCREVEGLCFDASESLLFQGLRTTLLFLGGILIVLLQIPLVLTDL is encoded by the exons ATGAGCGGTCGCAGAGTAAACCTTCAGGACCTCACCCGCCTCTTGACTCAGGGGCGGCGTAGCCAGGACCAATCCCAGGACCCGTCTTCCAGGGCAGAGGCTTCCGAAGTAGGAGGTCCCGGCAATCAGGACGCGACCACCAGACCACCTGAAGCAGTCATTTCACCTTCAGGAGAAAATATTGCCACGTTGATGAGTCACACAGAAGACACACAGGATGGAGCATCGTCGACAGGAGATTCTTCAGGAGAGTTCAGTCAGCCCAAACAGTTAGTGGAAGACACCAAAGGGTTCCCAGAAGGGGATCCCACGAACGGCAACCTAACGGAGTTCGTTCACGAGGTTGAATTTcagcacaacacactcctgggGAAGATGCAGCTCCTGAGAGAGGCCCTGGCACAACAGCTTGCATCCACAG ATTTCTTTAAGGGCGCGAGCCTTCAAGCGGCCGGCTGGTGCCGGGAGGTGGAAGGATTATGCTTTGATGCAAGTGAAAGCCTTTTGTTCCAAGGGCTTAGAACTACCCTACTCTTTCTTGGAGGAATCTTAATAGTATTACTTCAAATTCCCTTGGTGCTAACAGACCTCTAA